A genomic window from Carassius gibelio isolate Cgi1373 ecotype wild population from Czech Republic chromosome A11, carGib1.2-hapl.c, whole genome shotgun sequence includes:
- the slc45a1 gene encoding proton-associated sugar transporter A isoform X2, whose protein sequence is MSSPGMGTSSDPLLSSPVGGKFGIAQQGTWRATLSKTSSFPSSTTRHLSHRANNFQRHPKRRKLIRPSPPPPPNTPCPLEQLDLSELPPRRTCPELLLNGCILFGIEFSYAMETAYVTPVLLQMGLPDQFYSLVWFISPILGFLLQPFLGAWSDRCTSRFGRRRPFIFALAIGALLGLTLVLNGRDIGSAVADTTLDHKWGIVLTVCGVVLMDFSADSADNPSHAYMMDVCSPEDQDRGLNMHALLAGLGGGFGYIVGGINWDKTEFGRSMGGQLRVIYLFTSITLTVATAMTLTSIPERPLPQSQPQTRSSQILKSPNLPLPPSPPPPPGTALDQDDEEEEEALYNSQFSNRHYQDLLGRSSSANARLYAGLTSPISPLSPLTPKYGSFISRDNSLTGINEFASSLGNSYIDRVLIECYTGQQTPLEPEAVAPPLPPRDTPPPLQSETPTTYEVSQQNKLSQPNGQLLATEELRASEQKPAIEPAVQPNDVQQAASGSQRGSTSGILKRPQSLALMEDQLNAPSGGLDNGRRRTVTFSQQVANILLNGMHYDSDLSSTHEAADSQMSIKLLCTAIYRMPPCLRSLCTNHFLGWLSFEGMLLFYTDFMGEVVFGGDPKAHHDSEEYKRYNSGVSMGCWGMCIYAFSAAFYSAILEKLEERFSLRSLYFFAYLAFGLGTGLATLSTNLYVLLSLCVTYGVLFSSLCTLPYSLLCEYYQSPQFCGSSEDGTRRGMGVDISLLSCQYFLAQILVSVAMGPLTSLVGGAQGVMYFSSLMSFVGCLYSSLCVVYHLPPPEGRADVEAGV, encoded by the exons ATGTCATCTCCTGGAATGGGCACCTCGAGCGACCCCCTGTTGTCCAGTCCTGTAGGGGGGAAGTTCGGGATTGCCCAGCAAGGCACCTGGAGAGCCACTCTGTCCAAAACGTCCAGTTTCCCATCGTCCACCACACGGCACCTCAGTCACAGAGCCAACAACTTCCAGAGGCACCCGAAGCGACGGAAACTGATCAGGCCGTCTCCACCACCACCGCCGAACACACCGTGTCCCCTGGAACAGCTCGACCTGAGCGAACTTCCTCCGAGACGCACTTGCCCCGAGCTTCTCTTGAATGGCTGCATTTTGTTTGGGATCGAGTTCAGCTACGCAATGGAAACGGCGTATGTCACACCTGTGTTACTTCAGATGGGGCTGCCCGACCAGTTCTACAGTCTAGTGTGGTTCATCAGTCCAATTTTAG GGTTCCTTCTGCAACCATTTCTTGGGGCATGGAGTGACCGGTGTACATCTCGCTTTGGCCGCAGGAGACCGTTTATTTTTGCCCTGGCGATAG GGGCTCTGCTGGGTCTAACACTGGTGCTGAATGGACGGGACATTGGATCGGCTGTGGCGGACACCACCCTCGATCACAAGTGGGGCATCGTGCTGACGGTGTGCGGCGTGGTTCTGATGGACTTCAGTGCCGACTCAGCTGACAACCCCAGTCATGCATACATGATGGATGTGTGTAGCCCAGAGGACCAAGACCGAGGCCTGAATATGCACGCTCTTCTGGCAG GTCTTGGCGGCGGCTTCGGCTACATTGTGGGTGGCATTAACTGGGATAAAACTGAGTTCGGAAGGTCAATGGGTGGCCAGCTCCGGGTCATATACCTGTTCACCAGCATCACCCTCACTGTCGCCACAGCCATGACCCTCACCAGCATCCCTGAGCGACCTCTGCCCCAGTCCCAGCCTCAAACCAGAAGCTCCCAAATCCTCAAGAGCCCCAATCTTCCTCTGCCGCCCTCCCCACCTCCTCCTCCTGGAACTGCTTTGGACcaggacgatgaggaggaagaggaagcccTCTATAACAGCCAGTTCTCCAATCGCCATTACCAGGATCTACTGGGTCGCTCCAGCAGTGCCAACGCACGTCTCTACGCAGGCCTCACCAGCCCGATTTCCCCTCTGAGTCCTCTGACACCCAAATACGGCAGCTTCATCAGTCGGGATAACTCTCTCACTGGCATTAATGAGTTTGCTTCCTCCTTAGGCAACTCTTATATAGACAGAGTATTGATTGAATGCTACACTGGGCAGCAGACTCCATTAGAACCCGAGGCAGTGGCTCCGCCCCTTCCACCAAGGGACACACCCCCTCCTCTTCAAAGCGAAACACCTACCACATATGAAGTTTCACAGCAAAACAAACTCTCGCAGCCTAATGGACAGTTGCTGGCGACTGAGGAGTTGCGAGCTAGTGAGCAAAAGCCAGCCATTGAACCCGCTGTGCAGCCTAATGATGTCCAGCAGGCTGCGTCTGGATCACAGAGAGGCAGTACCTCAGGGATACTGAAGCGCCCCCAGAGTCTGGCCTTAATGGAGGACCAGCTAAATGCTCCAAGTGGCGGTTTGGACAACGGCCGTAGGCGTACTGTCACCTTCAGTCAACAG GTGGCAAATATATTGCTGAATGGCATGCATTATGACAGTGATCTCAGCAGCACCCATGAAGCAGCAGACTCTCAAATGTCAATAAAGCTGCTCTGTACTGCCATCTACAGGATGCCTCCATGTTTACGAAGTCTGTGCACCAACCATTTCCTAG GTTGGTTATCGTTTGAGGGGATGCTGCTCTTCTACACTGACTTTATGGGGGAGGTTGTGTTTGGGGGCGACCCAAAGGCCCACCACGATTCAGAGGAGTACAAGCGCTACAATTCAGGCGTCAGCATGGGCTGCTGGGGGATGTGCATCTATGCATTTAGTGCTGCTTTTTATTCAG CCATTCTTGAGAAGCTGGAGGAGCGGTTCTCATTACGTTCTCTGTATTTTTTCGCCTACCTGGCCTTCGGTTTGGGCACAGGACTGGCCACTCTCTCCACCAACCTGTACGTGTTGCTGTCTCTCTGCGTCACCTACGgcgttctcttctcttctctctgtACGCTGCCTTACTCTCTGCTCTGTGAATACTACCAGAGCCCACAG TTCTGCGGCTCATCAGAGGACGGGACCAGGCGTGGTATGGGGGTGGACATCTCCCTGCTCAGCTGCCAGTACTTCCTGGCACAGATCCTGGTTTCGGTGGCGATGGGCCCTCTGACATCGCTGGTGGGAGGGGCCCAGGGCGTGATGTACTTTTCGAGTCTGATGTCATTTGTGGGGTGCCTGTACTCCTCACTGTGTGTGGTGTACCATCTGCCTCCACCCGAGG GCAGAGCTGACGTTGAGGCTGGAGTGTGA
- the slc45a1 gene encoding proton-associated sugar transporter A isoform X1: protein MSSPGMGTSSDPLLSSPVGGKFGIAQQGTWRATLSKTSSFPSSTTRHLSHRANNFQRHPKRRKLIRPSPPPPPNTPCPLEQLDLSELPPRRTCPELLLNGCILFGIEFSYAMETAYVTPVLLQMGLPDQFYSLVWFISPILGFLLQPFLGAWSDRCTSRFGRRRPFIFALAIGALLGLTLVLNGRDIGSAVADTTLDHKWGIVLTVCGVVLMDFSADSADNPSHAYMMDVCSPEDQDRGLNMHALLAGLGGGFGYIVGGINWDKTEFGRSMGGQLRVIYLFTSITLTVATAMTLTSIPERPLPQSQPQTRSSQILKSPNLPLPPSPPPPPGTALDQDDEEEEEALYNSQFSNRHYQDLLGRSSSANARLYAGLTSPISPLSPLTPKYGSFISRDNSLTGINEFASSLGNSYIDRVLIECYTGQQTPLEPEAVAPPLPPRDTPPPLQSETPTTYEVSQQNKLSQPNGQLLATEELRASEQKPAIEPAVQPNDVQQAASGSQRGSTSGILKRPQSLALMEDQLNAPSGGLDNGRRRTVTFSQQVANILLNGMHYDSDLSSTHEAADSQMSIKLLCTAIYRMPPCLRSLCTNHFLGWLSFEGMLLFYTDFMGEVVFGGDPKAHHDSEEYKRYNSGVSMGCWGMCIYAFSAAFYSAILEKLEERFSLRSLYFFAYLAFGLGTGLATLSTNLYVLLSLCVTYGVLFSSLCTLPYSLLCEYYQSPQFCGSSEDGTRRGMGVDISLLSCQYFLAQILVSVAMGPLTSLVGGAQGVMYFSSLMSFVGCLYSSLCVVYHLPPPEGEPPQSETQPLLVHI from the exons ATGTCATCTCCTGGAATGGGCACCTCGAGCGACCCCCTGTTGTCCAGTCCTGTAGGGGGGAAGTTCGGGATTGCCCAGCAAGGCACCTGGAGAGCCACTCTGTCCAAAACGTCCAGTTTCCCATCGTCCACCACACGGCACCTCAGTCACAGAGCCAACAACTTCCAGAGGCACCCGAAGCGACGGAAACTGATCAGGCCGTCTCCACCACCACCGCCGAACACACCGTGTCCCCTGGAACAGCTCGACCTGAGCGAACTTCCTCCGAGACGCACTTGCCCCGAGCTTCTCTTGAATGGCTGCATTTTGTTTGGGATCGAGTTCAGCTACGCAATGGAAACGGCGTATGTCACACCTGTGTTACTTCAGATGGGGCTGCCCGACCAGTTCTACAGTCTAGTGTGGTTCATCAGTCCAATTTTAG GGTTCCTTCTGCAACCATTTCTTGGGGCATGGAGTGACCGGTGTACATCTCGCTTTGGCCGCAGGAGACCGTTTATTTTTGCCCTGGCGATAG GGGCTCTGCTGGGTCTAACACTGGTGCTGAATGGACGGGACATTGGATCGGCTGTGGCGGACACCACCCTCGATCACAAGTGGGGCATCGTGCTGACGGTGTGCGGCGTGGTTCTGATGGACTTCAGTGCCGACTCAGCTGACAACCCCAGTCATGCATACATGATGGATGTGTGTAGCCCAGAGGACCAAGACCGAGGCCTGAATATGCACGCTCTTCTGGCAG GTCTTGGCGGCGGCTTCGGCTACATTGTGGGTGGCATTAACTGGGATAAAACTGAGTTCGGAAGGTCAATGGGTGGCCAGCTCCGGGTCATATACCTGTTCACCAGCATCACCCTCACTGTCGCCACAGCCATGACCCTCACCAGCATCCCTGAGCGACCTCTGCCCCAGTCCCAGCCTCAAACCAGAAGCTCCCAAATCCTCAAGAGCCCCAATCTTCCTCTGCCGCCCTCCCCACCTCCTCCTCCTGGAACTGCTTTGGACcaggacgatgaggaggaagaggaagcccTCTATAACAGCCAGTTCTCCAATCGCCATTACCAGGATCTACTGGGTCGCTCCAGCAGTGCCAACGCACGTCTCTACGCAGGCCTCACCAGCCCGATTTCCCCTCTGAGTCCTCTGACACCCAAATACGGCAGCTTCATCAGTCGGGATAACTCTCTCACTGGCATTAATGAGTTTGCTTCCTCCTTAGGCAACTCTTATATAGACAGAGTATTGATTGAATGCTACACTGGGCAGCAGACTCCATTAGAACCCGAGGCAGTGGCTCCGCCCCTTCCACCAAGGGACACACCCCCTCCTCTTCAAAGCGAAACACCTACCACATATGAAGTTTCACAGCAAAACAAACTCTCGCAGCCTAATGGACAGTTGCTGGCGACTGAGGAGTTGCGAGCTAGTGAGCAAAAGCCAGCCATTGAACCCGCTGTGCAGCCTAATGATGTCCAGCAGGCTGCGTCTGGATCACAGAGAGGCAGTACCTCAGGGATACTGAAGCGCCCCCAGAGTCTGGCCTTAATGGAGGACCAGCTAAATGCTCCAAGTGGCGGTTTGGACAACGGCCGTAGGCGTACTGTCACCTTCAGTCAACAG GTGGCAAATATATTGCTGAATGGCATGCATTATGACAGTGATCTCAGCAGCACCCATGAAGCAGCAGACTCTCAAATGTCAATAAAGCTGCTCTGTACTGCCATCTACAGGATGCCTCCATGTTTACGAAGTCTGTGCACCAACCATTTCCTAG GTTGGTTATCGTTTGAGGGGATGCTGCTCTTCTACACTGACTTTATGGGGGAGGTTGTGTTTGGGGGCGACCCAAAGGCCCACCACGATTCAGAGGAGTACAAGCGCTACAATTCAGGCGTCAGCATGGGCTGCTGGGGGATGTGCATCTATGCATTTAGTGCTGCTTTTTATTCAG CCATTCTTGAGAAGCTGGAGGAGCGGTTCTCATTACGTTCTCTGTATTTTTTCGCCTACCTGGCCTTCGGTTTGGGCACAGGACTGGCCACTCTCTCCACCAACCTGTACGTGTTGCTGTCTCTCTGCGTCACCTACGgcgttctcttctcttctctctgtACGCTGCCTTACTCTCTGCTCTGTGAATACTACCAGAGCCCACAG TTCTGCGGCTCATCAGAGGACGGGACCAGGCGTGGTATGGGGGTGGACATCTCCCTGCTCAGCTGCCAGTACTTCCTGGCACAGATCCTGGTTTCGGTGGCGATGGGCCCTCTGACATCGCTGGTGGGAGGGGCCCAGGGCGTGATGTACTTTTCGAGTCTGATGTCATTTGTGGGGTGCCTGTACTCCTCACTGTGTGTGGTGTACCATCTGCCTCCACCCGAGGGTGAGCCTCCCCAGAGTGAGACGCAGCCACTGCTGGTGCACATTTAG